The following proteins are co-located in the Blastopirellula marina genome:
- a CDS encoding EF-hand domain-containing protein, producing the protein MKFDRRSKQVAPWILWAAWLGSVSYVAHFTPQLAAEDLRPGQHDMLLLLPDGPIHVRAWITDNGQPLEQVRRNYIDDLVSSLDTDRDGKLGRNETMKHPLFVSGRRYENNKFLNSLRSNRPYTDREIELAVDRVAGQPVAFRQNNAFAEQDLSVFRVLDQNESGLIDRAEMRLAPARIAERDSDFDQCITFNEFLEQPALMMADVVITTVNDSPPTSLHSELLRDASEPILAARMVRLYDQDRDAHLSQQELSWRPERIAKLDTDHDGRLSMQELGSISNAEPDIQLAVDLAKASSEAMQLVDQHQKDGEASAASLRFNRGNVMLSVGYRYRDPVEEARRNAEAAFNAIDIDANGYLDREEIAEHQRFERYLFDAMDEDDDERVFAAEMMKYVVNYAEAASTSCQATLVDAGNGFFQMLDANDDGRISIRELRRCEQRLVDASQDNAINPSQLAKSFRIEFERGGVSLFGRVDRTDAATPTVPLRSNGGPIWFQRMDRNGDGDLTWDEFLGPREVFEQLDSDRDGLLDPAEAKQASEKTL; encoded by the coding sequence ATGAAGTTCGATCGAAGGTCGAAACAAGTCGCTCCATGGATTCTTTGGGCAGCTTGGTTGGGAAGCGTGTCGTATGTCGCGCACTTCACGCCCCAACTAGCTGCCGAAGATTTACGACCAGGCCAGCACGATATGCTGCTTCTGTTGCCAGATGGACCGATCCATGTTCGGGCGTGGATTACCGACAACGGACAACCGCTCGAGCAAGTTCGTCGGAACTATATCGACGATCTAGTCTCGTCCCTCGATACCGATCGCGACGGCAAACTGGGACGCAACGAAACGATGAAGCATCCGTTGTTCGTCAGCGGCCGTCGGTACGAAAACAATAAATTCCTAAACTCGCTCCGCAGCAACCGACCCTATACCGACCGTGAGATTGAACTCGCGGTCGATCGGGTTGCCGGACAACCAGTCGCATTTCGGCAAAACAATGCGTTTGCGGAACAAGACCTGAGCGTCTTCCGAGTGCTCGATCAGAATGAATCAGGCCTGATCGATCGCGCCGAAATGCGGCTGGCCCCGGCACGGATCGCTGAACGAGATAGCGACTTTGACCAGTGCATCACGTTCAACGAGTTTCTCGAGCAGCCGGCGTTGATGATGGCGGATGTGGTGATCACGACCGTAAACGATTCCCCTCCGACCTCGCTTCATTCCGAATTGTTACGCGACGCCAGCGAGCCGATTCTCGCGGCACGTATGGTACGTTTGTACGATCAAGATCGCGATGCCCATTTGTCGCAGCAGGAACTCAGCTGGAGGCCAGAGCGTATCGCCAAATTGGACACAGACCACGATGGCCGACTGAGCATGCAAGAGCTAGGCTCGATTTCCAATGCCGAGCCAGATATTCAGCTGGCCGTAGACCTGGCAAAAGCTTCCAGCGAAGCAATGCAGCTTGTCGACCAACACCAGAAGGATGGCGAAGCGTCCGCGGCTTCCCTCCGTTTCAATCGCGGTAATGTCATGCTCAGCGTTGGCTACCGTTATCGTGATCCGGTGGAGGAAGCACGCCGAAATGCCGAAGCTGCCTTCAATGCGATCGATATCGATGCCAACGGATACCTTGATCGAGAAGAGATAGCCGAACACCAACGTTTTGAGCGTTACCTGTTCGATGCCATGGATGAAGACGACGACGAACGTGTCTTCGCCGCCGAGATGATGAAGTACGTCGTCAACTATGCGGAAGCCGCTTCGACTTCGTGCCAAGCAACTTTGGTCGACGCTGGGAACGGCTTCTTCCAGATGCTCGATGCCAACGACGACGGGCGGATTTCGATTCGCGAGCTTCGACGGTGCGAGCAGCGATTGGTCGATGCCAGTCAAGATAACGCGATCAATCCATCCCAGTTGGCGAAATCGTTTCGGATTGAGTTCGAGCGCGGTGGCGTCAGCTTATTCGGTCGAGTTGATCGCACGGATGCTGCGACCCCCACGGTTCCCCTGCGAAGCAACGGCGGCCCAATCTGGTTTCAACGTATGGATCGCAACGGAGACGGCGACTTGACCTGGGATGAATTTTTAGGACCACGAGAAGTATTTGAACAATTAGATTCCGACCGGGACGGTCTACTCGATCCGGCGGAAGCGAAACAAGCGAGCGAGAAGACCCTATGA
- a CDS encoding DUF1501 domain-containing protein — MSINRSFQKFTRRDLMRIAAASLGGVSCSGWLPKLAQATEGQRPPKACILLWMAGGPSQIDTLDPKPKHANGGPTRAISTSVPGIELSENLPLLAKQMEHVALVRSMKTREGDHGRATQLMMTGYRPMGGNIEYPVLGSLVAERLKPTAAQLPGFVAISPFRPGNLGAGFLGPRYAPLMVSGVSNNPNTRADLTVENLDPSGIERSELSERKFLLDVLRTGMPGDASAAKKHAAVYDQAMRMVETRGEGAFDLEQEPAELRDAYGRNRFGQGCLLARRLVERNVPFVEVTLDTSTDATWDSHLNNFRTVKTMCETLDPAWSTLINDLKQRGLLDSTLVVWMGEFGRTPRINQNSGRDHFPDAWSVALSGGGIQGGSVIGSTTVDGMSVDDRPVSAADLFATVLEGIGVSSDSDNYMGDRPIPIVDGGKPIKELLG; from the coding sequence ATGTCGATAAATCGCTCGTTCCAAAAGTTTACCCGCCGTGATCTGATGCGGATCGCAGCTGCCTCGCTCGGTGGCGTGAGCTGTTCCGGCTGGTTGCCCAAACTGGCCCAAGCTACCGAAGGCCAACGCCCTCCCAAAGCATGCATTCTGCTTTGGATGGCGGGTGGACCGAGCCAGATTGATACGCTCGATCCAAAACCAAAGCACGCCAACGGTGGCCCGACCCGAGCTATTTCGACCTCGGTCCCTGGCATCGAGCTTAGCGAGAATTTGCCGTTGCTGGCAAAACAAATGGAGCATGTTGCGCTCGTTCGTTCCATGAAGACCCGCGAAGGAGATCATGGTCGGGCGACGCAATTGATGATGACCGGATACCGTCCGATGGGAGGCAACATCGAGTATCCGGTCCTTGGTTCGCTTGTGGCAGAGCGACTCAAACCAACCGCTGCCCAATTGCCCGGCTTCGTGGCGATCTCCCCGTTCCGACCGGGCAATTTGGGCGCCGGTTTCTTAGGTCCTCGATATGCTCCGTTGATGGTCTCTGGCGTCAGCAACAACCCAAATACCCGTGCTGATTTGACAGTCGAAAACCTCGACCCATCCGGCATCGAACGTTCCGAATTGAGCGAGCGCAAGTTCCTGCTTGATGTCCTGCGAACTGGTATGCCAGGGGATGCGTCGGCGGCCAAGAAGCATGCGGCCGTTTACGATCAAGCAATGCGGATGGTCGAAACACGCGGCGAGGGGGCTTTCGATCTCGAACAGGAACCTGCCGAACTACGTGATGCCTATGGTCGCAATCGTTTCGGGCAAGGCTGTTTGCTGGCCCGTCGCTTAGTGGAACGCAACGTTCCATTTGTGGAAGTGACGTTAGATACTTCCACCGACGCAACCTGGGATTCGCATCTCAATAATTTCCGCACAGTAAAAACTATGTGCGAAACACTTGATCCGGCTTGGTCGACGCTGATTAACGATTTGAAGCAACGAGGATTGCTCGACTCGACCTTGGTGGTCTGGATGGGGGAATTCGGTAGGACACCGCGCATCAATCAAAACTCAGGTCGCGATCACTTTCCTGATGCTTGGAGCGTTGCCTTGTCGGGAGGCGGCATTCAAGGGGGCAGTGTCATTGGCTCGACAACGGTCGACGGAATGAGTGTCGATGACCGTCCTGTCAGTGCCGCGGATCTATTCGCAACCGTGCTAGAAGGGATCGGCGTATCGTCTGACTCGGATAACTACATGGGGGATCGTCCTATTCCCATCGTCGATGGCGGCAAGCCAATTAAGGAGCTGCTGGGATGA
- a CDS encoding AAA family ATPase, which produces MSNTIESTMNHDGKLLEQVERLREAREQLRVEIGKVIVGQQDVVDLLLLGLLCRGHVLLHGVPGLGKTLMARTLAKTLDLQFKRVQFTPDLMPSDITGTDVIEEQEGGGGHRLKFVPGPIFTNFLLADEVNRTPPKTQAALLQAMQEHEVSIGNTTYPIELPFFVVATQNPIEMEGTYPLPEAQVDRFMFNIRVRYPTVAEEAAIIRGTTGSQTVEPHSVLSSDDLLRLQEIVRSVPVSDDVVHYAARLVNATRPLRTDKGDRAPIEAIEKYVTYGASPRAGQALILAGKAKAVLEGRYHVDFADVKSLAHPVLRHRLVLNFHGRADNVDSDDVIDKLLATVREEDE; this is translated from the coding sequence ATGAGCAATACCATCGAATCAACCATGAATCACGACGGCAAACTGCTCGAACAGGTAGAGCGACTCCGCGAGGCTCGTGAGCAACTGCGGGTAGAGATCGGCAAAGTCATTGTCGGTCAGCAAGACGTGGTCGACTTGTTACTGCTTGGCCTGTTATGTCGCGGACATGTTCTTCTACACGGGGTGCCTGGCTTAGGCAAAACGTTGATGGCCCGGACATTGGCCAAAACGCTTGATCTACAGTTCAAACGAGTCCAGTTCACACCGGATCTGATGCCGTCGGACATTACCGGGACAGATGTAATTGAAGAACAGGAAGGAGGCGGCGGGCATCGCTTGAAGTTTGTCCCTGGGCCAATCTTTACCAACTTTCTACTTGCCGACGAAGTCAACCGAACTCCCCCGAAAACACAGGCCGCGCTCTTGCAAGCCATGCAGGAACACGAGGTCTCGATTGGCAACACAACGTATCCGATCGAACTCCCATTCTTTGTTGTGGCCACCCAGAACCCGATCGAAATGGAGGGGACTTATCCGTTGCCGGAAGCTCAGGTCGACCGCTTCATGTTCAACATTCGTGTCCGCTACCCAACCGTGGCGGAGGAAGCGGCAATTATCCGGGGCACAACTGGTAGCCAAACCGTCGAGCCTCATTCGGTCCTGTCGTCGGACGATTTGTTGCGTTTGCAAGAGATCGTGCGGAGCGTTCCAGTTTCTGACGATGTCGTGCACTACGCTGCTCGATTGGTCAACGCCACTCGACCGCTGCGAACCGACAAGGGCGATCGCGCACCAATCGAGGCCATTGAGAAGTACGTCACTTATGGAGCCAGCCCGCGTGCTGGTCAGGCCCTCATACTAGCCGGCAAGGCGAAAGCGGTGCTCGAAGGTCGCTACCACGTTGATTTCGCGGATGTGAAATCGCTCGCTCATCCCGTATTACGTCATCGTCTGGTATTGAACTTTCATGGTCGCGCTGACAACGTCGATTCGGACGATGTGATCGACAAGCTCTTGGCCACTGTGCGGGAAGAAGACGAATGA